In Aegilops tauschii subsp. strangulata cultivar AL8/78 chromosome 3, Aet v6.0, whole genome shotgun sequence, one genomic interval encodes:
- the LOC109763154 gene encoding uncharacterized protein, with product MPPRRRGSSGYRGVRERPNGWYSAEIRSGDVRLGLGSFRSAHEARVRRGGVALGEAPVADELPGRLHARAGAARRPPPRLSTDMDRADHARRQRRLLIAEEDELAMAEWRRRHPEDVTDERAYWAERTARRRAERADRRRRKALANAQSDIVAAGGRSIFTSDDERWDDMWLDTSDNTDEDDDDDDGSDLE from the coding sequence atgccgccgcgccgccgggGTTCTTCGggctaccgcggcgtccgcgaGCGCCCCAACGGCTGGtactccgccgagatccggtccGGTGACGTCCGGCTCGGCCTCGGGTCGTTCCGGAGCGCGCACGAggcgcgcgtacgacgcggcggcgtggcgcttGGAGAGGCCCCGGTCGCAGATGAACTTCCGGGACGTCTTCACGCGCGAGCAGGCGCAGCGCGTCGCCCTCCGCCGCGTCTCAGCACCGACATGGACCGTGCCGACCATGCTCGgcggcagcgccgcctcctcatcgCCGAGGAGGACGAGCTAGCCATGGCGGAGTGGCGCCGTCGCCACCCGGAGGACGTCACCGACGAGCGTGCCTACTGGGCGGAGAGGACGGCAAGGCGCCGCGCGGAGCGGGCGGACCGGCGTCGGCGGAAGGCATTGGCGAATGCGCAGTCCGATATCGTTGCAGCAGGTGGGAGGTCGATCTTCACGTCAGACGATGAACGTTGGGACGACATGTGGCTCGATACCTCAGACAACACCgacgaggatgatgatgatgatgatggtagTGACTTGGAGTAG
- the LOC109763152 gene encoding polyubiquitin-like, with protein sequence MPVGRTIALEVDSFDTIGSIKAKIEYMDGIPKGQQCLIFANKCLDDDDVTLADHYICKDSTLLVLQPLSPRVGAMMRIFVTKQDGKTLTLDGVASSDTMDCIKVKIYEKDGDAWHSPDTTVPPL encoded by the coding sequence ATGCCGGTTGGCAGGACCATTGCCCTCGAGGTCGATAGCTTCGACACCATCGGCAGCATCAAGGCCAAGATCGAGTACATGGATGGTATTCCCAAGGGCCAGCAGTGCCTCATCTTCGCCAACAAATGTCTAGACGACGACGACGTCACCTTGGCTGACCACTACATCTGCAAGGACTCCACCCTCCTCGTCCTCCAGCCGCTTAGTCCGCGAGTAGGTGCTATGATGCGCATCTTCGTCACCAAGCAGGATGGGAAGACCCTCACCCTTGATGGGGTTGCAAGCTCGGACACTATGGATTGTATCAAGGTGAAGATCTACGAGAAGGATGGGGATGCATGGCACTCGCCCGATACAACAGTACCTCCTCTTTAA